The Nerophis ophidion isolate RoL-2023_Sa linkage group LG09, RoL_Noph_v1.0, whole genome shotgun sequence genome contains a region encoding:
- the LOC133559070 gene encoding transcription factor 7-like 2 isoform X3 has translation MELMPSEASVEEMKWYELLMPLYEPEDEMGYLGDRQPHPPQPTPIDPEDPPLSTLLAGSEEHGPSGDFYNQGNTMERSDMSYQQCLEEPPMTLPTCTTWPFVEMQLNDHPSPPTKVFTSNRRRKRDVQDGNKAYIKKPPNAFMIFRQEQRLKVMAQFDIRDSAVANKVLGHMWKSLSEPEQEKYYQQADVEKRLHSQMHPNWSCTDNYGRKRRKQMEELPIGNPSMKV, from the exons ATGGAGCTGATGCCAAGTGAGGCTTCCGTGGAGGAGATGAAGTGGTACGAGCTCTTAATGCCGCTCTACGAGCCTGAAGATGAGATGGGCTATTTGGGAGACCGTCAACCTCATCCACCACAACCCACACCTATTGACCCTGAGGACCCGCCATTGTCCACTTTGTTGGCAGGAAGTGAGGAGCACGGCCCCTCGGGCGACTTCTACAACCAGGGAAACACTATGGAGCGGTCTGACATGTCGTACCAA CAGTGCCTTGAAGAACCTCCGATGACCCTGCCAACGTGTACAACATGGCCTTTTGTTGAAATGCAGCTAAATGATCATCCTTCTCCCCCAACAAAGGTCTTCACATCAAA TCGAAGGAGGAAACGCGACGTTCAGGACGGCAACAAGGCCTACATTAAAAAGCCCCCAAATGCCTTCATGATCTTCAGGCAAGAGCAGAGGCTAAAGGTCATGGCTCAGTTTGATATCCGTGACAGCGCTGTGGCTAATAAGGTGCTGGGTCACATG TGGAAGTCTCTGTCAGAGCCCGAGCAGGAAAAATATTACCAGCAAGCAGATGTGGAAAAACGGCTTCACAGCCAGATGCACCCAAACTGGTCCTGCACAGACAACTAT gGCAGAAAGAGAAGGAAGCAGATGGAGGAGTTGCCAATAGGGAATCCATCAATGAAAGTGTGA
- the LOC133559070 gene encoding lymphoid enhancer-binding factor 1-like isoform X2, which yields MIMELMPSEASVEEMKWYELLMPLYEPEDEMGYLGDRQPHPPQPTPIDPEDPPLSTLLAGSEEHGPSGDFYNQGNTMERSDMSYQCLEEPPMTLPTCTTWPFVEMQLNDHPSPPTKVFTSNRRRKRDVQDGNKAYIKKPPNAFMIFRQEQRLKVMAQFDIRDSAVANKVLGHMWKSLSEPEQEKYYQQADVEKRLHSQMHPNWSCTDNYGRKRRKQMEELPIGNPSMKV from the exons ATGAT CATGGAGCTGATGCCAAGTGAGGCTTCCGTGGAGGAGATGAAGTGGTACGAGCTCTTAATGCCGCTCTACGAGCCTGAAGATGAGATGGGCTATTTGGGAGACCGTCAACCTCATCCACCACAACCCACACCTATTGACCCTGAGGACCCGCCATTGTCCACTTTGTTGGCAGGAAGTGAGGAGCACGGCCCCTCGGGCGACTTCTACAACCAGGGAAACACTATGGAGCGGTCTGACATGTCGTACCAA TGCCTTGAAGAACCTCCGATGACCCTGCCAACGTGTACAACATGGCCTTTTGTTGAAATGCAGCTAAATGATCATCCTTCTCCCCCAACAAAGGTCTTCACATCAAA TCGAAGGAGGAAACGCGACGTTCAGGACGGCAACAAGGCCTACATTAAAAAGCCCCCAAATGCCTTCATGATCTTCAGGCAAGAGCAGAGGCTAAAGGTCATGGCTCAGTTTGATATCCGTGACAGCGCTGTGGCTAATAAGGTGCTGGGTCACATG TGGAAGTCTCTGTCAGAGCCCGAGCAGGAAAAATATTACCAGCAAGCAGATGTGGAAAAACGGCTTCACAGCCAGATGCACCCAAACTGGTCCTGCACAGACAACTAT gGCAGAAAGAGAAGGAAGCAGATGGAGGAGTTGCCAATAGGGAATCCATCAATGAAAGTGTGA
- the LOC133559070 gene encoding transcription factor 7-like 2 isoform X1 → MIMELMPSEASVEEMKWYELLMPLYEPEDEMGYLGDRQPHPPQPTPIDPEDPPLSTLLAGSEEHGPSGDFYNQGNTMERSDMSYQQCLEEPPMTLPTCTTWPFVEMQLNDHPSPPTKVFTSNRRRKRDVQDGNKAYIKKPPNAFMIFRQEQRLKVMAQFDIRDSAVANKVLGHMWKSLSEPEQEKYYQQADVEKRLHSQMHPNWSCTDNYGRKRRKQMEELPIGNPSMKV, encoded by the exons ATGAT CATGGAGCTGATGCCAAGTGAGGCTTCCGTGGAGGAGATGAAGTGGTACGAGCTCTTAATGCCGCTCTACGAGCCTGAAGATGAGATGGGCTATTTGGGAGACCGTCAACCTCATCCACCACAACCCACACCTATTGACCCTGAGGACCCGCCATTGTCCACTTTGTTGGCAGGAAGTGAGGAGCACGGCCCCTCGGGCGACTTCTACAACCAGGGAAACACTATGGAGCGGTCTGACATGTCGTACCAA CAGTGCCTTGAAGAACCTCCGATGACCCTGCCAACGTGTACAACATGGCCTTTTGTTGAAATGCAGCTAAATGATCATCCTTCTCCCCCAACAAAGGTCTTCACATCAAA TCGAAGGAGGAAACGCGACGTTCAGGACGGCAACAAGGCCTACATTAAAAAGCCCCCAAATGCCTTCATGATCTTCAGGCAAGAGCAGAGGCTAAAGGTCATGGCTCAGTTTGATATCCGTGACAGCGCTGTGGCTAATAAGGTGCTGGGTCACATG TGGAAGTCTCTGTCAGAGCCCGAGCAGGAAAAATATTACCAGCAAGCAGATGTGGAAAAACGGCTTCACAGCCAGATGCACCCAAACTGGTCCTGCACAGACAACTAT gGCAGAAAGAGAAGGAAGCAGATGGAGGAGTTGCCAATAGGGAATCCATCAATGAAAGTGTGA